In Oceaniferula flava, the genomic window GCCGTATTCCAGCGAGTAGGCCATTTCGTGTGTTTGCCACGGGAGCTTGCCTTTTTTCCGCACCGGCACAAAGCCGGCTTCGAGGTTGAGCGCGACGGGGGCGGCGAAGATGAAGCCGCGGGCGTCGATGCCCACCACCTTGTCGATTTTCTGTCCGCCGGATGTCGCGGTGAGTTCGTTCATCGAGTGACGCAGCAGCGCAGGATCGGAAAGGATGGGGGAGATGTCCTTGAACAAGATCCCTGGTTTGGGGAAATCGGGCACGTCGCGGATGCTGTCGCTGAGAAGTTGGGAAATCGTAGGCATGAGTGCATGCTAGGCGCGATCTTCGACTCGCCAAATCTCAAAAAGCAGAAAATTTCCACCCGCGTGAGTTTACACAATGTTTACAGACAAAGGCGGACCGGAATGGTAGTTTCAGCCAAATTAAATGATGAAAGCTGATCCAGTAATCCTTGTGGTGGAAGATGATGCGGCCGTGCGCCAGGGCGTGGTCGATTCCCTCAGCTTCTCCGGCTATCAGGTGCTCTCGGCGGCCGATGGTCGCGAGGGCATGGAGCAGGCATTGCGGGCGTCCTATCAGCTGCTGTTGCTCGATCTGGTGCTGCCACATCACAGTGGCTTTGACATTCTCGAAGCCCTGCGCAAAGAGCGCCCCGGACAGCCGGTGATTATTCTCTCAGCTCGCGGTGAGGAGGCGGATCGGGTCAAGGGCCTGACCATGGGGGCTGACGATTACGTGGTGAAGCCATTCAGCGTGCGTGAGTTGTTAGCCCGAGTCGATGCCGTGCTGCGACGC contains:
- a CDS encoding adenine phosphoribosyltransferase is translated as MPTISQLLSDSIRDVPDFPKPGILFKDISPILSDPALLRHSMNELTATSGGQKIDKVVGIDARGFIFAAPVALNLEAGFVPVRKKGKLPWQTHEMAYSLEYGENIVEIHKDAIQPGESVLLIDDLLATGGTAAAAIKLIKQLDANLVAASFLIELTDLNGRELLGDTPVNAIISY
- a CDS encoding response regulator transcription factor, which produces MMKADPVILVVEDDAAVRQGVVDSLSFSGYQVLSAADGREGMEQALRASYQLLLLDLVLPHHSGFDILEALRKERPGQPVIILSARGEEADRVKGLTMGADDYVVKPFSVRELLARVDAVLRRSSERIVGSDRYPFDGGEIDFSRREVSLENGDRKELSERESDLMRYLIANSGRAVARDELLRQVWRIDPKNIETRTIDMHVAHLREKLGPTGANVLVTVRGKGYRVG